A window of Diabrotica virgifera virgifera chromosome 9, PGI_DIABVI_V3a contains these coding sequences:
- the LOC126890934 gene encoding uncharacterized protein LOC126890934 codes for MLHITSSSVVVTICSRLKQALLQIQSYIIEHATSTRISLLVLVKKTEGSGTKHPCNFLPCGSKAVSATERQTFLHLSERLQITSSSDYLIQSYIIEHATSTRISLLVLVKKTEGSGTKHPCNFLPCGSKAVSATERQTFLHLSERLQITSSSDYLIQSYIIEHATSTRISLLVLVKKTEGSGTKHPCSFLPCGSKAVSATERQTFLHLCERLQITSSSDYLIQSYVRQKCIAPSSRDNVRRTRQKQPRQPSPFLVSLLDQRLCTAEHNQAKPTVSSKETKDR; via the exons ATGCTTCACATCACAAGTTCTAGTGTCGTAGTGACTATTTG TAGTAGGCTAAAACAAGCGTTATTACAGATACAGTCCTATATCATAGAACACGCCACAAGTACCCGCATCTCTCTCCTAGTTCTCGTGAAAAAGACAGAAGGATCTGGAACAAAACACCCCTGCAACTTCTTACCCTGTGGTTCAAAAGCTGTGAGTGCTACAGAACGTCAAACATTCCTCCACTTGAGTGAAAGGCTGCAAATCACAAGTTCTAGTGACTATTTG ATACAGTCCTATATCATAGAACACGCCACAAGTACCCGCATCTCTCTCCTAGTTCTCGTGAAAAAGACAGAAGGATCTGGAACAAAACACCCCTGCAACTTCTTACCCTGTGGTTCAAAAGCTGTGAGTGCTACAGAACGTCAAACATTCCTCCACTTGAGTGAAAGGCTGCAAATCACAAGTTCTAGTGACTATTTG ATACAGTCCTATATCATAGAACACGCCACAAGTACCCGCATCTCTCTCCTAGTTCTCGTGAAAAAGACAGAAGGATCTGGAACAAAACACCCCTGCAGCTTCTTACCCTGTGGTTCAAAAGCTGTGAGTGCTACAGAACGTCAAACATTCCTCCACTTGTGTGAAAGGCTGCAAATCACAAGTTCTAGTGACTATTTG ATACAGTCCTACGTACGACAAAAGTGCATCGCTCCTAGTTCTCGTGACAACGTCAGAAGGACCAGGCAAAAACAACCCAGGCAGCCATCTCCATTCCTAGTTTCTCTCTTGGACCAGCGGCTGTGTACTGCAGAACACAACCAAGCAAAACCCACAGTATCTTCAAAGGAAACAAAGGACAGATAA
- the LOC126892601 gene encoding baculoviral IAP repeat-containing protein 3-like: MSPSYLEYPLIVQRLKSFDEWIPTHPIKPIVLAVAGFYYTGKNDKVLCAICGVVVNKWSVCDIPLYKHKECCLFLAAYKKAQKLLAVDERLKTFPPRYKTARKLASCGFYYIKEEGLRYITNKDITTYVAKLDTFLQQPGPSKPLRLASIKRAAEFGYIQTYVGSDSRVIKADMCLIIDVTVKEDIAVNNEVIQNGRLICKICLNNEINTVSLPCGHAAKCLDCSVVVQETCCICRAPIAFTTRLYI; encoded by the coding sequence atGAGCCCTTCATATCTGGAATATCCATTAATCGTCCAGCGCCTAAAATCTTTTGATGAGTGGATACCAACCCATCCTATAAAACCAATAGTACTAGCTGTTGCAGGTTTTTATTATACTGGTAAAAATGATAAAGTCTTGTGTGCTATCTGCGGGGTAGTTGTCAATAAATGGTCTGTGTGTGACATACCTTTATATAAACATAAAGAGTGTTGCCTGTTTCTGGCAGCCTATAAAAAAGCTCAAAAACTACTAGCAGTCGATGAACGCCTAAAAACGTTTCCCCCACGTTACAAAACAGCTAGAAAGCTTGCATCCTGTGGTTTTTACTACATAAAAGAAGAAGGGCTACGTTATATAACTAATAAGGATATCACCACATACGTTGCTAAATTAGATACATTCCTACAGCAACCCGGACCATCTAAACCTCTACGGCTTGCCAGTATTAAAAGAGCTGCAGAGTTTGGTTATATACAAACATATGTAGGCTCGGATAGTCGTGTGATAAAAGCAGACATGTGTTTAATCATAGATGTTACTGTAAAAGAAGACATTGCTGTGAATAACGAGGTTATTCAAAATGGgcgtcttatttgtaaaatttgcTTAAATAATGAAATTAATACAGTGTCGTTGCCCTGTGGCCATGCGGCGAAGTGCTTAGACTGTTCTGTTGTAGTTCAAGAGACTTGTTGTATATGTAGAGCACCTATTGCATTCACAACAAGACTTTATATTTAA